The nucleotide window ATGGGGGCACGATGCCGAGATCCCGCTCGATTTCCTTGTACATGTTGCGCAGCGACGGCGGCACGCGCACGCCGCGTTGCACGGAAAACGCCATGCCGTGCGCCTGGGCAATGCCGTGATCGTCGCCGTGATACGGGTCCTGACCCAGGATCACGACCTTCACGTCGCCGGGCGACGTCATGCGCAACGCGTGAAAGATGTCGGCGGGATACACGGTCTTGCCCGCCGCGACTTCCGCATCCACGAACCGGCACAGGGAAGCATAGGCGTCGCTTTGCACGAACGGCGCGACCAGCGTCTTCCAGTCGCGCGGCAGGGCGTCGAACTGGTCCTCGATGCGCCCCTTCAGTGGCCCGGCGGCCTCGGGATGGCTGTCTTGCGCCACGGCGCGCGGTGCCGCCGGTTTCGTCGCACGGGGCACTGCCGCACCCGACTTCGGCGGACGACCGCGACGACGTACCGCAGTGGCGGCACTCGCTTCGGCCGGCGGTTGCGTGGTGGTCGAATTCGGGTGCGTCGCGTCCGTCATGCCGGTGGTGGCGGTGGTGGCGGTGGTGCTGGCGCCGGAAGCGGCCGCCGCACCGGCGGCCTCCGGAACCGGCTCGTCGAAGAGCGAACGTTGTCGTGCGTCGGACGTTGCCGAGGAGGTCGCGCGGGAGCGTGATGCCATCGATGCGTGTATGAAAAGTTCAAGAAGCGGCGCGGTCCGGCAAGCGCCGGGCGCCGCGCCCGTCGGCGTTCAGTGGCCGAGTATCTTTTGACGTAGTCGATAACCGCGCTGCGCCTTGCTCACGTTGTCGCTGCGCAACTCCGGGAGCGCTGCGCGCAGGTCGGCCGCGAGGGCGTGCAGAATGCGCTCGCCCTGGCCTTCGCGGTCGTCGTCCGGGGCGTCGAGCAGTTCGAGTTCCACTTCGACGAGCGGTTCCGTATGCCGGGTGCCGTCGATCGCCACGGCGACCTCGCCCTGGTCGAACGCAATTTCCACGGCCGTGCCGTCGCCGGCAATGTAGCGCCACAGGCGGCGCACGAAATTCGTCTCGAACTGCGCCACGACGTTCGCGCCTTCCGAGCGAAGCAGCTCGACAGTCTGCGGCACATCGCATGCTGCGATCAACGCGGCGAGTTCAAGTGCCTCGCCCTTGACCGGCAGTTCCCACTCGTGGCGCACGTGCAGGCCGTCGCGGGCTTCGCCCACGGACTTTAGCGTTTGCAGCCACTGCCCGGCATGGCCGTCGCGCGCCACGTAGCGCAGCCGCAGGGCCGCCTTGGCGTGCGCGAGCGCGAGCGAGGGCGTGTCGAAGTACCGATTGACGAGATGACGCTCGCCGCGCGCCTCGGCGCCGGGCAGGTGGTCGAGGTGTGCGATCAGCGCGTCGGCGCGCGCGGCGGGCAGGTCGCCCGGCAGGGCGAGTTTGAGTTCGCGTTCGATGGCCATCGGTGTGCGCTCCGCGAAATCAGCGAGGCATGTCGAACAGCGTGGCCAGGGCATCGCCCGGCTCGGGCGCTCGCATGAAGGCTTCGCCGACGAGGAAGGCATTGACGTTGGCCGCGCGCATGCGCGTCACGTCATCGCGCGACAGAATGCCCGACTCCGTCACGACGACTCGATCGTCGGGAATGTGCTTGAGCAGGCCCAGCGTGGTGTCGAGCGAGACCTCGAAGTTGTGCAGATTGCGGTTGTTGATGCCCAGCAGCGGCGTGCGTAGCGCGAGCCCAGCCTCGAGCTCGCGGCCATTGTGCACTTCCACGAGCACGGCCATGCCCAGCTCGTGGGCCTGCGCCTCGAGATCGCGCATCTGCGAGCGCTCCAGGGCGGCGGCGATGAGCAGAATGCAGTCGGCGCCCATGTCGCGCGCCTCGTACACCTGATAGGCGTCGATCATGAAGTCCTTGCGCAACACCGGCAGGTCGCAGGCGGCGCGCGCGGCTTTCAGATAGGCCGGCGCGCCCTGGAAGAACTGGACGTCGGTCAATACCGACAGGCAGGCGGCGCCGCCACGCTGGTACGACTCGGCAATTCGTGGCGGCACGAAGTCCTCGCGAATCACCCCCTTCGACGGGCTCGCCTTCTTGATCTCGGCGATCACGCCGGGCAGTCCGGCGTCGATCTTCGCGCGCAGCGCACCGACGAAGTCGCGGGTGCGCAGGGCGCTGTCGTTGACCGTCGCCTCGGCGTCGCGCCGCAGGCTTGCGAGGTCGCGGGCGCGCTTCGCGGCGGCCACTTCTTCGGCCTTCACGGCCAGGATCTTGTCGAGAACGGTAGACATATCGATGTGGATTCGGAGGTTCAATGAAGGTCGGGCGTCACGTGTCGGATGCGCGACGCCGTCGCGTCGGTTCAAGCCTTGAAGCGCTGCGTGAACTTGACGAATGCGTCGAGCTTCGCCCGGGCAGCGCCGCTGGCGATCGACTCGCGCGCCATGCCGATCCCCTCGCCGATCGACGCCGCACGATTGGCCGCGTACAGGGCGGTGCCCGAATTGAGCACCACGATCTCGCGCGCGGTACCCGGCTTGTCGTCGAGCGCTTCGAGGAGCATCGTCTTCGACTCGTCGGCGCTGCCGACTTTCAGGCTGCGATTGCTCACCATCTGCAGACCGAAGTCTTCCGGATGAATCTCGTACTCCGTGACCTTGCCGTCCTTGAGCTCGCCCACCAGCGTGGCGGCGCCGAGCGAGACTTCGTCCATGCCGTCCTTGCCGTAGACGACGAGCACGTGTTCGGCGCCCAGCCGCTGCATCACCCGCACCTGGATCCCCACCAGATCGGGGTGGAACACACCCATGAGCTGATTGGGCGCGCCGGCCGGATTCGTGAGCGGGCCCAGAATGTTGAAGATCGTGCGAACACCCATTTCCTTGCGCACGGCGGCCACGTTCTTCATGGCGGGATGGTGGTTCGGCGCGAACATGAAGCCGATGCCGACCTCGCGCAGGCACTCGGCCACCTGGTCGGGCGAGAGCATGATGTTCACGCCCAGGGCTTCGAGCACGTCGGCGCTGCCCGACTTCGAACTGACGCCCCGGTTGCCGTGTTTGGCGACCTTCGCACCGGCGCCGGCCGCCACGAACATCGACGCCGTGGAAATGTTGAACGTATGCGACACGTCGCCGCCGGTGCCCACGATGTCGACGAAGTGTTCGTCGGCCGGCGCATCCACGTGGTTGGCGAACTCGCGCATCACTTGCGCGGCGGCGGCGATCTCGCCGATGGTTTCCTTCTTCACGCGCAGGCCGGTGATGATGGCCGCTGTCATGACCGGCGAAATCTCGCCGCGCATGATCAGGCGCATCAGATGAAGCATCTCGTCGTGAAAAATCTCTCGGTGTTCGATGGTGCGCTGCAGGGCTTCTTGCGGGGTAATCATTGCGTTGTCTCGTATCGGTTCGGCGTTCGTCGTATGCGGCTGGGCGGCTGGGCGGCTCGGGGCGGGTGGCGGCGCGCGTCAGGCGGCCTGCGCCACGCGCGGCGCGGCCTGCAGAAAGTTGCGCAGCACGTCGTGGCCGTGCTCCGAGAGAATGGACTCGGGGTGGAACTGCACGCCTTCGACGTCCAGCGTCTTGTGGCGCACGCCCATGATTTCTCCGTCGTCCGTCCAGGCCGTCACCTCGAGGCAGTCGGGCAGCGAGGCCCGCTCGATCGCCAGCGAGTGATAACGCGTGACGGTGAAGCGCCTGGGCAGGTTGGCGAACACGCCTTGCTGCGTGGTTTCGATCTCGCTTACCTTGCCGTGCATGATCTGCTGCGCGCGCACGACCTTGCCGCCGAAGGCTTCGCCGATGGCCTGATGGCCGAGGCAAACGCCGAGAATGGGAATTTCGCCCGAGAATCGCTTGAGCACGTCGAGCGTGATGCCCGCATTGGCCGGGCAGCTCGGGCCCGGCGACAGGCAGATGCGATCAGGGGAGAGTTCGGCGATCGCGTCGAGCGTGATTTCGTCATTGCGAAAGACGCGTACGTCTTCGCCCAGTTCACCGAAGTACTGGACGATGTTGTAAGTAAACGAGTCGTAGTTGTCGATCATCAGCAGCATGATGGTCCCTGTTCGTCGGGTGACAAAGGATTGTCGAACGCATGAGATTTGCGAATTCCCCCTGAGCGTGCCCCCACATTGAGTTCGCGATCCGCGGGGGAGGGCGCTATGGGGATGAGATGGACGTGGCGGGTTACCGCCACCAGCGCAGGGCGGCGGTCAGGGGCGACCAGAGGAGGGAGAAGGACTGATGCGACTTCATGGTGAAGCCGATTGTAGCAGTATCTGCGGCCCGCCGTGGCGGGGTGTCGCAAAAAGCGGCCAATCGGCGAATTTCACGCGCCATCGGGCTAATTCTTGCAAGAATGTGCGCCCGACGGCGGGCTTCGGTAGACGAATCTGCGGCCTGAGAGGCGCGTCCGCTCAGCGTGGCCCGAGGATCGCCGCGAGCGCATCGTCCGGCGGCATGCCGCTTGCGCGCCGGACGATGCCCTGGGCGTCGCGGTACACGATGCCCGGCGTTCCCCGGAATCCCAGTTCCGCCATCAGCCGCTGATTCGCATCGAGCTTCTGTGCGACGGGCTTCGACACATTCCGTGCGGGTTTGATGCCGCCTTGCGCGAATTGCCGCTCGTTCCGGCGCAGGGCGGCCGACGCGTCGGCCGCCTCCAGGATCGCGGCCGCCTTGGTGGCGCTGTCGGCTCGGATCACGCCTACGACGACGTGCCGCAATTGCACTTTCCCCGCCGCCACCCACGGGCGGGCGATCTCCCAGAAGCGGTTGCAGTACGGGCAATTCGGATCGCTGAACATGAAGACCACGCGCGGCGCCTCGATCTTGCCGTCCTGCACCCAACCGGACGACGCGAGCCTTGACCACATGGCCTCGCCCATGGGCTTTTCGACCAGGGCTTTCACTCGCTCGACATCGAGCGGTTTGCCGTCGGCCCCGATGCGGGACCCGACGATGGCCCCGCCATCGCGCGACAGGTAGACGGCGAGCGGCTGCTGGCCGGCAAAACCGGCGTAGCCGCGCAGATCCGAACCCGTCTCGAATGGCTGCAAGCCACTCACGCCTTCGCGCTCGAGCGATTGCAGGACAGCCGGCTTGTCTGTCGCCGTGGGAGCGTCGGCCGCTGGGCTGCGTGTGGGCAACGCGAGCAGAACGGACGACGAGATGGCAAAAGCGAGACACAGGCGAGTGGACATGGCGAACTCCTTCGGCGCGCGGGACGCCGGATGGTGGGAAGCGGCAGGCGAGGCCTGCCGAAGAGCGGCTGAAACCTCCGGGGGCCGCGGGAGCGTCGTTCGTTGGGTCGACCTGCCTTCCTGCGGCATTTCCGGACAAGTCGGAGCGTGTTCGATCAGGATTAATCGAAAGTGAATCCGTTACCGTGAGGGCTCGACGCGATCATTCAGATACGCGAACTACGTGAACTGGACCAGGCGAGCGGGAGGCGTAGCGCAATGCGAGTGCTGCTGGCGGAGGACGACCCCAGGATGGCGAGGCGAATCGCGGGCGCCTTGCCGACTGCGGGCATCGACGTGACGGGAGTGGTCTGCGGCGAGGCGATGCTCACCGCGCACGCCGAAGACCGGTTCGATGCGCTGGTGCTGGATCTCGACACAACCGGCGCCGGTGGCCTGGGCATCATTGCGCGTTTGCGCACCGTGGAAGCGG belongs to Pandoraea pnomenusa and includes:
- a CDS encoding uracil-DNA glycosylase is translated as MASRSRATSSATSDARQRSLFDEPVPEAAGAAAASGASTTATTATTGMTDATHPNSTTTQPPAEASAATAVRRRGRPPKSGAAVPRATKPAAPRAVAQDSHPEAAGPLKGRIEDQFDALPRDWKTLVAPFVQSDAYASLCRFVDAEVAAGKTVYPADIFHALRMTSPGDVKVVILGQDPYHGDDHGIAQAHGMAFSVQRGVRVPPSLRNMYKEIERDLGIVPPSHGNLDAWAKQGVLLLNTTLTVEAGHAASHAKPFKTGGWQACTDTLLSGLATQPEPLVFMLWGSHAQAKAPLLAGHDHLLLEAPHPSPLSAHRGFLGCGHFSAANAFLEQHGKTPIDWRLPA
- a CDS encoding CYTH domain-containing protein — its product is MAIERELKLALPGDLPAARADALIAHLDHLPGAEARGERHLVNRYFDTPSLALAHAKAALRLRYVARDGHAGQWLQTLKSVGEARDGLHVRHEWELPVKGEALELAALIAACDVPQTVELLRSEGANVVAQFETNFVRRLWRYIAGDGTAVEIAFDQGEVAVAIDGTRHTEPLVEVELELLDAPDDDREGQGERILHALAADLRAALPELRSDNVSKAQRGYRLRQKILGH
- the trpC gene encoding indole-3-glycerol phosphate synthase TrpC — encoded protein: MSTVLDKILAVKAEEVAAAKRARDLASLRRDAEATVNDSALRTRDFVGALRAKIDAGLPGVIAEIKKASPSKGVIREDFVPPRIAESYQRGGAACLSVLTDVQFFQGAPAYLKAARAACDLPVLRKDFMIDAYQVYEARDMGADCILLIAAALERSQMRDLEAQAHELGMAVLVEVHNGRELEAGLALRTPLLGINNRNLHNFEVSLDTTLGLLKHIPDDRVVVTESGILSRDDVTRMRAANVNAFLVGEAFMRAPEPGDALATLFDMPR
- the trpD gene encoding anthranilate phosphoribosyltransferase; translation: MITPQEALQRTIEHREIFHDEMLHLMRLIMRGEISPVMTAAIITGLRVKKETIGEIAAAAQVMREFANHVDAPADEHFVDIVGTGGDVSHTFNISTASMFVAAGAGAKVAKHGNRGVSSKSGSADVLEALGVNIMLSPDQVAECLREVGIGFMFAPNHHPAMKNVAAVRKEMGVRTIFNILGPLTNPAGAPNQLMGVFHPDLVGIQVRVMQRLGAEHVLVVYGKDGMDEVSLGAATLVGELKDGKVTEYEIHPEDFGLQMVSNRSLKVGSADESKTMLLEALDDKPGTAREIVVLNSGTALYAANRAASIGEGIGMARESIASGAARAKLDAFVKFTQRFKA
- a CDS encoding anthranilate synthase component II, producing the protein MLLMIDNYDSFTYNIVQYFGELGEDVRVFRNDEITLDAIAELSPDRICLSPGPSCPANAGITLDVLKRFSGEIPILGVCLGHQAIGEAFGGKVVRAQQIMHGKVSEIETTQQGVFANLPRRFTVTRYHSLAIERASLPDCLEVTAWTDDGEIMGVRHKTLDVEGVQFHPESILSEHGHDVLRNFLQAAPRVAQAA
- the dsbG gene encoding thiol:disulfide interchange protein DsbG; the encoded protein is MPQEGRSTQRTTLPRPPEVSAALRQASPAASHHPASRAPKEFAMSTRLCLAFAISSSVLLALPTRSPAADAPTATDKPAVLQSLEREGVSGLQPFETGSDLRGYAGFAGQQPLAVYLSRDGGAIVGSRIGADGKPLDVERVKALVEKPMGEAMWSRLASSGWVQDGKIEAPRVVFMFSDPNCPYCNRFWEIARPWVAAGKVQLRHVVVGVIRADSATKAAAILEAADASAALRRNERQFAQGGIKPARNVSKPVAQKLDANQRLMAELGFRGTPGIVYRDAQGIVRRASGMPPDDALAAILGPR